The Coleofasciculus sp. FACHB-1120 genome segment TATTCATGCTGCTTCCTCATGGGTTGTAGCGCTCAAGTCACGCTACATTTTCCAAAAAATGAGCGAGTCATTCTGTATCGAACGACTCGCTCAATCTCCGATAAAAATTATGCCCCAACAAGAACATAAGAGCTGAACAAAGGCCAGGATAAATCTTTTTCGGAAATTTCGCTGACGGGTAAAGGCCATTCAATCCCCAGGATGGGGTCGTCATAGTGCAGTCCGCGTTCATACCCCGGTGTGTAGAAGTCACTCATCTGATATACCACTTCAGCGTCATCGGTTAGGGTTTGGAAACCGTGGGCAAACATTTCTGGGATATACAGGGCACGTCGGTTTTCAGCGGTTAGCTCTACGCCAATATGACACAGATAAGTAGGAGACTCAGGACGCAGATCGACGATTGCATCGTATATAGCACCACGGGTACAACGAACCAATTTTGTTTCGCTGACAGGGGCTGCTTGATAATGCATACCCCGCAACGTCCCTTTTCTGTAGTTTACCGATAGGTTGCATTGGGCAACGTTTGGCTTTAATCCCCGATCTGCAAATTCATTAGCACAGAACGTCCGAGCAAATAATCCCCGATTATCTTCTCGTTGCTCTATGTCAAGAATATAAGCACCTTTGAGTTTGGTTTCGGTAAAAATCATAGATAAACTTGCACTTCTGGAATTGGGACTACAAATTTGCCTCCCCACTCGCGAATAAATGCCATCTGCTGCATAATCTCCTCTTTGAGGTTCCAAGGCAAAATTAGCAGGTAGTCAGGCTGTCTTTCGCGGATTTCGTCGGGGTTGAG includes the following:
- the rfbC gene encoding dTDP-4-dehydrorhamnose 3,5-epimerase is translated as MIFTETKLKGAYILDIEQREDNRGLFARTFCANEFADRGLKPNVAQCNLSVNYRKGTLRGMHYQAAPVSETKLVRCTRGAIYDAIVDLRPESPTYLCHIGVELTAENRRALYIPEMFAHGFQTLTDDAEVVYQMSDFYTPGYERGLHYDDPILGIEWPLPVSEISEKDLSWPLFSSYVLVGA